Below is a genomic region from Desulfovibrio intestinalis.
GATGCGGGCAACGTGAACCTCTATCAGGCTGAGCAGATCAGCAAGTATTATGGAATCAAAAATCTGCCAGCAGTTATCGTGAACGGACAGCTTCTTTCCTCTGTATCCGCCGGAAGTATTTTGAAGGCTTTGCAGTAGCACTTGAACTTCGAAAAATTTGAGTGTGCCAGTGTTGTATAAAACAGGAGCGCGCAGCAATTTTTCAAGACATTAACCTGTTAGGTTAATTACGATTCTTGGCAACAAAAAACCCGCACACTTGAGCGGGTTTTTTGTTGCCTGTTGGCGTCATAATTTGAAAAATTCCAAGGGCGGCGCAGCGGGTATCATCTGGGCGGCGGCCAGTTTTTCGTAAAAAAGTTTCAGGCCGCGCTGTTCTTCTTCCCCAAGGCTATAAACAAGCCCCTTGCTGTAATAGAGGGCCAATTCGTCTCTGCTCAAGGGGCAGCCATGCCCGGTAAGATCAAGTATTACATCCATGTGGGTTAAGCCCCAGTCCCGTCCCTGACGCAAAAGCGCGCCTGGATCCGTTGTGAAGAGGCCTGCGTCAGCAGCAGATCTGCTTACAACCCACAGACCGAAAATAAAGGGTAGGCCAGTCCAGTCGCGCCAGGCTTCAGCCATATCAAGGCGATATGGGTACTCGGCGTGATCGCGCAAGCGCAAAGCCTCATCGCCGATAGCCAAAAAAGCCACGGGTGGCTTTTCGCCGCGCAGGGCTGGAGTCACCTGCCCCGTGCTGTAAGTAACGTTGAGCTTATAACGGTCACGCATGAGCAGGCGAAGCAGCGCCACAGAGGTATGCGTTTCCCCGCTGATTAGAATTTCCTGACCATCCAGCTGATCCAGAGGGACACGGGAAAGGAGAAGCACACTCATGACCGGGCCACGTGAACCGATGGAGAGGTCATCCACAAGATAGTACCGCTCGGGGCGGCTTGCATACTCAAAGCAGGACGTGGAAGAAACGTGCAGTTCTCCCCGTGCCATCATGTTGTTGAGCAGAGCTGGCGGGCCGGAGACCAGTTCAAAGTCGTGCGGCAGAATGCCCGCTTCCAGCGGATGGTAGATAGGAAGAACATTGAGGTAGCCGATTCGGCCCATACGCAAGGTGGGCTTTTGTGTTGAACTGGTCATGGCGACAATCTTGTTTGGAGGGTGTGCGTTGTTAGCCTGACGCGAAAAAGGGGAGAGCGGCCTTCCAGGTTTGGGTATTCTGACATTGGTGGAAGGGATTGCTTGGCGGAAGCCAAACTGCCCGCAGCAATACGGCGAAATCCAACCGAAAACCACATCAGAGCAGAATGCCAACGTGTAAAAATATAGCAGTTAATCTAACTTGCTAAAAAATGAGTGGAAAACACCCGGGAGGAAAGCTGTTTCGTTGCTTCCTCCCGGGATTGTTTTCATCAGTTTAGGCTACAGGCTGTGGTTCCACAGGTTTGTAATCCATTGTGCGCTGTATCGGCGTGAAGCCAGCGGTGCTGATGACCTTGTGGATGTCAGCCCGGCTCATTTGAAATGACACGCCCGCAGCAGCCACGACATTTTCTTCAATCATCAATGAGCCAAAGTCATTGGCGCCGTAAAAAAGCGCCAATTGGGCCACATGCGGTCCCATTGTCACCCAGGACGCCTGGATGTTGGTCACATTGTCCAGCACAAGGCGTGAAACTGCCAGCATGCGCAGATAGGCTGGTGCAGGCAGAGGATCTACTTGGATGCGGGTATGGGCTGGCTGGAAAGTCCAGGGAATAAAAGCCGTGAACCCGTGCGTCCGGTCCTGTACTTCGCGTACAGCAAAAAGGTGGTCCAATCTGTGCGCCGGGGTTTCTTCGTGCCCAAACATCATCGTAGCCGTAGTACGCAGTCCCAGCTTATGTGCTTCTTCCATTACGCCAAGCCACTGTTCGGCTGTGCATTTGTTGGGTGAGACCTGTGCGCGCACGCCTGTATGCAAAATTTCAGCGCCGCCGCCAGGCAGAGAATGCAGCCCGGCATCTTTGAGGCGTTTCAGCACTTCTGGCACGGAGAGATTGAACTTTTCGGCCCAAAAGAAAATTTCCGGCGGAGAGAATGCGTGAATATGCAGCTGAGGCCACGTTTGCCGCAGCCAGCGTAAAAGATCCTCATACCATTCAAGAGGCAAATCAGGGTGATGGCCCCCCTGAAGCAGTATCTGCGTCCCGCCGAGTTCCAGAGTTTCTTCCACCTTCTGAGCCATTTCTTCGCGGCTGATGACATAGCAGTCTTCATGCTCTGGAGCGCGAAAGAAGGCACAGAAGCGACAGGCGCACACACACACATTGGAATAGTTGATATTGCGGTCGCCCACATAGGTAACTATGGGTTCGGGGTGCATACGCAAGCGCATGCGGTGTGCAAGCTGGGCCAAGGTATGCAGGCTGGCCTTGTAGTACAAGGCTTCAGTGGCAGAGCGATCAAGTCTTTGGCCACTAGCTGCGAGCTTTGCGGCTTCGCGCACGTCGGCGAATTCCGGGCCTTGCTCTTCAAAGGGGCTGTGTGCGGGGGTAAAGCTGCTCACTGGCGCGCCTCCGGGCTGTCTGAGTCATCCAAAATGTTAAAAGTAGCGTTACGTCGCACAGGCGTAAAGCCGGAAGCGCGTATGGTGTGCTCCAGTTCCGCAATGGTCATGCCCTGAGCTGACTGTGCTCCAGCCATGTGTCCAATGCGCTCTTCAATGATAGTGCCGTCCAGGTCGTCTGCGCCATACCACAAAGCCACGGGAGCCAGCTTGGGGCCCATCATGATCCAGTACGCCTTGAGATGTGGGATATTGTCCAGCATGAGGCGCGCAACAGCTACTGTTCGGAGTTGGTCAAGGCCACGTTGCGGGCCGACCTTGTCTTCCGGCAGTTTGAGAAGGCTGTTTTCCGTAAGGAAGGGCAGAGGAATGAAACAGGTGAAACCGCCGCTTTTATCCTGTTGTTCGCGCAGGCGGCAAAGGTGGTCAATGCGGTGTTCATAGGTTTCAAGGTGTCCAAAAAGCATGGTGCAGTTGGTCTTGATCCCCAAACTGTGCGCTTCGCCAGAAATGCGCAGCCACGCAGCAGCGTCAGCTTTGTGGGGGCAGATTTGCGGTCGCAGTTTTTCATCAAAAATTTCAGCGCCGCCTCCTGGCATCATGACCAAGCCAGCGGCTTGCAGCCTGCGAAGAACTTCAACTGTGCTGATGCCCTCAAGCCGGGAAAAATGTTCTATCTCAACAGCGGTAAAGGCTTTTACCGGCAGATCGGGATTGAAGGCGCGCACAGAGCGAATCATGTCTTCAAACCAGGACAGTGGGCGTGTTGGATGGCAGCCGCCAACAATGTGCAGTTCATCCAGGTGCAGTGGCGTGGAATCAGCATCACGTAGACGTGCCAGCACATCGTCTAGACTCAGCGCAAACGCGCCTGAATCGCTTTCAGCATCACGCCGAAACGCGCAGAATGTACAGCCATTAACGCAAACATTGGTATAATTGATTTGCCTGTTCACCACATAAAAGGCGTTGTGTCCGTGCAAGCGGCATCGCACATGCAGGGCAAGAGCTCCAACGGCAGTGATGTCTGGACAGTTGAACAAGGCAATGCCGTCTTCAAAGCTCAGGCGTTGCCCGGAAAGCACTTTTTCGTGGATGGACGAAAGGCCAAGTGCGGCGTAGTATGCGGCGTCTAACATGATGAAATCCTGTGGGGTGGATTGGGCCAAAATGACCGAAAGCAGAGTAGGCCGCCCGCCGCACGCTGTCAATGTGAGGAAACTATGTCTTCTGTTTTGCCCCACAATCCGTTTTCAACTCTGAGGTTTGGCCTTTCGCCTTGCCCCAACGACACCTATATTTTTCATGCCTTGCTGCACGGCCTTGTGGCCGCGCCTGCGGCTCTGCGTCCCCATATGGCTGATGTGGAAGAGTTGAACTCTCTGGCGCAAAAAGGCCGACTTGAAGTCACCAAGCTCTCATTGGGCGCAGTAACTGAAGTTATGGACAACTACGCCCTGTTATCTTCGGGAGCGGCCTTGGGATGGGGGTGCGGTCCGCTGGTTGTGGCCCGAAAAGAGATGTCGCCTGAAGAATGGAAAAATGCCACTGTGGCGGTGCCAGGCCTGTTGACCACAGCTAACCTTCTGCTTACCTTGCACGGCGGTTTTCAGGGGGCGCGGCAAGAAATGCTGTTCAGTGACGTCATGCCCGCCGTGGCAAGAGGCGAGGCAGATATGGGCCTTGTCATCCACGAAGGACGTTTTACATACGACAAACTTGGTCTGACAAAGATACTTGATCTGGGCCAATGGTGGGAGAGTGAATTTCATCTGCCCCTGCCTTTGGGCGCCATAGCGGTACGAAGGGATGTGCCTTTAGCTCTGGCCCGCCGGGTACAGGGGGCCATAACGGCCAGTCTGGCTCATGCTAACGCGCATCCGGACGCTTCGCATGAATATATCCGTTCCCATGCGCAGGAAATGGATGCAAATGTTACACGCGCCCACATCAAGACCTTTGTGACGGATTTTAGTCTGGATCTTGGAGCAGCAGGACGATCTGCCATTGAGCATCTTGTTCAACGCGCCGCTAAACTTGCGGGTAAAAGCCTTCCTGCCGAGGGATTGTTTCTGCGCTAACAGCGCAAATGGCAGTAAAACTGCCGCTCTTCGTTATTTATTTCTGGTGATTACTGCGTAACCTGTCTGGCTTTAAATCGCACCGGCCAGTATTCGGCAGCCATGTCATGTTTGCGGCAAGTCGCCACGGATCACTTTCAACCCCCCAAAAAAACTAGTATGCTTCACAAATATTTTTCCTGGTCCGAAGCCCGGCGTTTTTACGCTATTGGCCTGCCAATCTTTATTGCCCAGCTTTCACAGACGGGTATGACTTTTGCCGATACCGCCATTGCCGGTCAGTACAGCGCCGAACATATGGCGGCTGTGGCTGTGGGCAGCAGCGTGTGGGTTCCTGTTGCACTGCTTGGTATTGGCTGTCTATTGGCCCTGCCCCCTTTGAGTGCCCAGATGGTTGGCTCTGGAAAGCCGGAAAAAGCCGCGCACCTTTTGCGTCAGGGGTTGTGGCTGACCCTAGGGTTGAGCATCGTGCTTATGAGCTTTTTCTACATGGCCTCTTGGAAGATGGAATCCTTTGGATTGGAGCCGGAAATGGCACGCGTTTCCGGAGGGTTTTTACGTGCTATTATGTGGGGATTGCCCGGATTTATGCTTTTTGTGAATCTTCGAAGCTTTCTTGAAGGTTTTGCACGAACACGTCCGGCAATGATTATCGGGCTCATTGGATTGACCATCAACGTGCCATGCAATTTCATTTTTGTTTACGGCAAATTCGGCATGCCTGAGCTGGGCGGGGTTGGGTGTGGCGTAGCCACTGCCATCAGTTTTTGGGTTATGGCTTTGAGTATGTTATTTTATGTGCGCCGCGACTCAAAAAATACTTGTCTACAGCCCTTGTTTGCGCCTTTGTGGCGTAAAGCTTCTTCTGGCAGAGAGGGGCATGGAGATGGGAAAGTTGAGATGCAACCACGTTTCGACGCTGCGCTGGTCTGGCGGGTGTTGCGCATCGGCACGCCTGGAGCTCTGGCCCTTTTTTTTGAGGTTTCGCTTTTTGCTCTCAGCGCCATATTGTTGGCTCCGCTGGGCACCGTAATGGTTGCAGGCCACCAGATAGCACTCAATTTTGGCTCGCTGGCTTTTATGATTCCCTTGTCCCTTTGCATGACCGTAACCATCCGCGTGGGGCGCTGCCTTGGTGCACAGCAAGTAGAACGGGCCCAACTGGTAGCGCGGACGGCCCTTATTCTCAGCGTGGCCTTTGCGCTCGCCATTGCTTGCGTCACGGTTCTGTTCAGGCAGGAAATTGTGCGCATTTATACTGATAATCCAGAAGTCACGGCCCTTGCCATACACCTCTTGCTTTTTCAGGCGGCATATCAGGTGGTAGACGGCCTTCAGGTCACAGGGATCGGCATATTACGCGGCTACAACGATACGCGGATCATTTCCGCGATCTGTTTTATAGCCTACTGGGTTATTGGATTACCCTTGGGCTTCGTGCTGGCGCGCACTAATCTGCTGACTCCGCTTATGGGGGCGCAGGGCTTTTGGATAGCCTACATTGCAGCCCTTGGGTTCGGAGCCCTATGCTATTTGCTGCGTGTGCGCTTTTTGCATGGCCTTACGCCAGAAGCGGCGCTTGGGCGGGTTCGGCGGTAGGGTTGAAAGCTATTGTTTGGGTCGGCGGGCCATCTTCCAGGTATATTTCATCACAGACAGCAGGTCGCCAAGGCCGGATTTACCGTTGCCCTGGTCACTGTTGCTGGCTTCGCCAAATGGTTCCAGCGGAAATATGTCCACGTCCTGCTGATGTTCTTTGTTTTTTTCTCTTGCTTGCAGGCTTTGCGAGTCTACCTCCATATCCATAAATTCCGTTTTGCCCTGTCCCCATAGGGGGACGGGGAGAACGGCAGCACTATTTCCACCAAGCTGTTTTTCCTGCGTTTCGTTAGCAGCCCGGGAAGGATTTGTCGCAGAGGCTGCCGCTGACGCTTGAGCATCTGTAGCAGTGCTTACGCTTGAGCTTGCTGGGGTTTTTGATGCGTCTGCATCTCGGATGTTTTCAGGCTGTTCGGCATTTTCGCGTTGACGAGCCGCTTGGCGGGCCGCTAACCACTGACTTTCCGCCGCTTCCTGCCGTTTTTTTTCTTCTTGCTGCCGTGCAAGGTTTTCCAGATTTGAACGAATGGCTTCCGTCAGCGGGCCAGCAGCCATGCCCATTACACGACCAAGGCTTGCTTCCAGCTCCGCCAACATATGTTGCGGCGCGTCAGCGCTAAGGCAGGTCTGGGCTACGCGTTCAGTGAGCTGACGCCGTGGTGTAACGTCATACCCTTGCGACAGTATTTCGGCGGCTTCGTCATACTGCCCTTGGCGCATCATTTGAAAAGTTTCTGCAAGAAAAGGGCTCTTGGCTTCCGGATCTTCCTTGAGCAGGCCAGCATATACAGCCCGTGCCCGGTGCCAATGGCGGGCGCGTACAAAGGTAGTCGCGGCCAGCCCAAGATAGTACCGATAGCGTGCTACATCCCCCTTGCCTTTCCAGGCAACAGCCATACCCAATTCGGCATGACCCTGAATAAGTGCTCCGCACAACGCACGCTGAAATGCATTTATGGCATTGTTCCACTGCCGTTGCTGCAAGCATTGCATGCCAACGCGAAAGTAGTCTTCAGGCTCGCGCACTGGTTTGAGCAAAATGCCGTAGGTGGCAAGCGCCTGATCAAAAGAACTGGTATCCGTGTAGCGCTGGGCGGTCTCTAGCTGCTGCAAGCT
It encodes:
- a CDS encoding menaquinone biosynthetic enzyme MqnA/MqnD family protein; protein product: MTSSTQKPTLRMGRIGYLNVLPIYHPLEAGILPHDFELVSGPPALLNNMMARGELHVSSTSCFEYASRPERYYLVDDLSIGSRGPVMSVLLLSRVPLDQLDGQEILISGETHTSVALLRLLMRDRYKLNVTYSTGQVTPALRGEKPPVAFLAIGDEALRLRDHAEYPYRLDMAEAWRDWTGLPFIFGLWVVSRSAADAGLFTTDPGALLRQGRDWGLTHMDVILDLTGHGCPLSRDELALYYSKGLVYSLGEEEQRGLKLFYEKLAAAQMIPAAPPLEFFKL
- the mqnC gene encoding cyclic dehypoxanthinyl futalosine synthase, producing the protein MSSFTPAHSPFEEQGPEFADVREAAKLAASGQRLDRSATEALYYKASLHTLAQLAHRMRLRMHPEPIVTYVGDRNINYSNVCVCACRFCAFFRAPEHEDCYVISREEMAQKVEETLELGGTQILLQGGHHPDLPLEWYEDLLRWLRQTWPQLHIHAFSPPEIFFWAEKFNLSVPEVLKRLKDAGLHSLPGGGAEILHTGVRAQVSPNKCTAEQWLGVMEEAHKLGLRTTATMMFGHEETPAHRLDHLFAVREVQDRTHGFTAFIPWTFQPAHTRIQVDPLPAPAYLRMLAVSRLVLDNVTNIQASWVTMGPHVAQLALFYGANDFGSLMIEENVVAAAGVSFQMSRADIHKVISTAGFTPIQRTMDYKPVEPQPVA
- the mqnE gene encoding aminofutalosine synthase MqnE; the encoded protein is MLDAAYYAALGLSSIHEKVLSGQRLSFEDGIALFNCPDITAVGALALHVRCRLHGHNAFYVVNRQINYTNVCVNGCTFCAFRRDAESDSGAFALSLDDVLARLRDADSTPLHLDELHIVGGCHPTRPLSWFEDMIRSVRAFNPDLPVKAFTAVEIEHFSRLEGISTVEVLRRLQAAGLVMMPGGGAEIFDEKLRPQICPHKADAAAWLRISGEAHSLGIKTNCTMLFGHLETYEHRIDHLCRLREQQDKSGGFTCFIPLPFLTENSLLKLPEDKVGPQRGLDQLRTVAVARLMLDNIPHLKAYWIMMGPKLAPVALWYGADDLDGTIIEERIGHMAGAQSAQGMTIAELEHTIRASGFTPVRRNATFNILDDSDSPEARQ
- a CDS encoding 1,4-dihydroxy-6-naphthoate synthase, which produces MSSVLPHNPFSTLRFGLSPCPNDTYIFHALLHGLVAAPAALRPHMADVEELNSLAQKGRLEVTKLSLGAVTEVMDNYALLSSGAALGWGCGPLVVARKEMSPEEWKNATVAVPGLLTTANLLLTLHGGFQGARQEMLFSDVMPAVARGEADMGLVIHEGRFTYDKLGLTKILDLGQWWESEFHLPLPLGAIAVRRDVPLALARRVQGAITASLAHANAHPDASHEYIRSHAQEMDANVTRAHIKTFVTDFSLDLGAAGRSAIEHLVQRAAKLAGKSLPAEGLFLR
- a CDS encoding MATE family efflux transporter, translated to MLHKYFSWSEARRFYAIGLPIFIAQLSQTGMTFADTAIAGQYSAEHMAAVAVGSSVWVPVALLGIGCLLALPPLSAQMVGSGKPEKAAHLLRQGLWLTLGLSIVLMSFFYMASWKMESFGLEPEMARVSGGFLRAIMWGLPGFMLFVNLRSFLEGFARTRPAMIIGLIGLTINVPCNFIFVYGKFGMPELGGVGCGVATAISFWVMALSMLFYVRRDSKNTCLQPLFAPLWRKASSGREGHGDGKVEMQPRFDAALVWRVLRIGTPGALALFFEVSLFALSAILLAPLGTVMVAGHQIALNFGSLAFMIPLSLCMTVTIRVGRCLGAQQVERAQLVARTALILSVAFALAIACVTVLFRQEIVRIYTDNPEVTALAIHLLLFQAAYQVVDGLQVTGIGILRGYNDTRIISAICFIAYWVIGLPLGFVLARTNLLTPLMGAQGFWIAYIAALGFGALCYLLRVRFLHGLTPEAALGRVRR
- a CDS encoding response regulator — encoded protein: MTRPTSMNILLLCESDSLASLDRRALRDAGASRVECMTSGIDAARMLAGLDTGRASFMPDVVVCTQRLADMDGEQFCAILRQHPLLLDLPILLILPNDGEVEQLKTLGCGASALLARPYSINVLKAHLESLTASRPSLQQLETAQRYTDTSSFDQALATYGILLKPVREPEDYFRVGMQCLQQRQWNNAINAFQRALCGALIQGHAELGMAVAWKGKGDVARYRYYLGLAATTFVRARHWHRARAVYAGLLKEDPEAKSPFLAETFQMMRQGQYDEAAEILSQGYDVTPRRQLTERVAQTCLSADAPQHMLAELEASLGRVMGMAAGPLTEAIRSNLENLARQQEEKKRQEAAESQWLAARQAARQRENAEQPENIRDADASKTPASSSVSTATDAQASAAASATNPSRAANETQEKQLGGNSAAVLPVPLWGQGKTEFMDMEVDSQSLQAREKNKEHQQDVDIFPLEPFGEASNSDQGNGKSGLGDLLSVMKYTWKMARRPKQ